The sequence AGGGTGACTTTGAACAATACCGTAGTATTAGTCATGGTGAGCATACCTTTGGTTTTAATGAGGATAATGAATGGGTTGTATCGGATGTTTCTTCAAATAATCACGGAATTTCATTCAAGCTTGATGGTGTTGCGTATTCAAGCAATCTTTTAGGAAATCATCAAGCAAGTAATTGTGCCGGTGTGATTGCCTTATTGAGTAAGCTTGGTATTGATGATGCTGTGATTCGTGAGGGTTTAAATCATGTAGCATTAACGTCTCTACGAACAGAACTTGTTGAAAAGGGAAATGCTTTGGTGTTACTGGATGCCTATAAGTCCAATCCAATTAGTGCTAAGTATGCGCTCGATTTACTGGCTCATTATGAATATGATGGCGACCGTGTAGCGATTTTAAGCGACATGGTAGAGTTAGGTCCTGAGAGTCATAAGGCACATCTTGAGGTTTTAGATTGCATTCAAGATTTAAACATTAAGATGGTTCATACATTAGGGCCGGAGTTTAAGAAAGCACTATCCGATAGTAGACTGGATGCGTTACGTTTTACGAATGATGACACATTTGAGGCATTTGTAGAGCGTGTTACACCATGTTTTGATGAACATGCGATGATATTAATTAAAGGATCACGTTCGTATCAACTCGAACGATTAATGGAAGAGGTAAAGTAGATGAATAAGTTACAAGTGGCATTAGTTTTTGGCTCGATTAATAGCGAACATGATATTTCTGTTGCAAGTGCAGCCTCCGTTTTAGAACATTTTCCAAAGGAAAAATTTGATTGTGTACCCTTATACATCGGTAAAGATGGAAAATGGTATACTGGAAATTATACTTTAGATATGATGCAATCCAATAAACTGGAAGGACATCGAGAACTCTATTTACAATTCAATTATGATCGTCCGGGATTTATTTATGCAGATGATCAAAGTTTACTTCCTGTGGACGTCGCATTTTTAATGTTACATGGACGTATGGGAGAAGGTGGACAAGTCCAAGGGCTTCTTAAATGTGCAAATATCCCATTTACTGGATGTGATGTTCTATCTTCCGCATTATGTATGGATAAAGGGTTTACGCATATTATCTGTGAAGCAGCAGGAATTGATATGGCAGCTTACCAACTCATTACTCATATTAATGATATTGATTTTGAAAAAGTTGAATATCCTTGTATTGTGAAACCAAGTCGAGAAGGATCTTCATTTGGTGTGAGTTACGTACGTAATTATGATGAACTCTTAAATGCATGTTTGTTTGCTTTTGAGTTTGATTCAAGGGTTTTAATTGAAGCATACATCAAAGGAACGGAAGTCGGTCTAGGTATTCTTAAAACCGATCAAGAGCTTATTGTAAGTGAAGTGGATCAAGTGAATGTTTCAGGAGAAGTGTTTGATTTCCAAGAGAAGTACCATCCACACGCTACAGAGACATTGCCTGTTTCCACATTCCCAGAATCTGTACGCAAAGAAGTTAAACGACTGGGTGAACTTGCATTTAATGTTCTTGATTGTGCGCAGTTTTCACGTCTTGATTTCTTTGTGACTGAAGATCATCGTATCTTCTTAAACGAAGTCAATACAATTCCAGGGTTTACAAGTTCATCACGTTACCCAGGTATGTTGAATCGTGCGGGTGTAAGTTACCCTGAATTGATTACAAAAATGATTGAGGATTTACTATGATTAATAACTGTACTGTATTTGTAGATGAACAAAGAATTTTAAATAACACTTTAAAATTACGTGAGATTATCAAACCTGAGACGAAGATTATCGCGGTAATTAAAGCGAATGGATATGGTTGTGGTCTCGTAGAGGTTGCACATACCTGTGAAAAAATGAAGATTGATGTCCTTGCGGTACTTAATATCGAACAAGCGCGTGATTTAAGAAAGCACGGTATCACAACACCAATTTTACTTTTGGGTGCCACTTTAGAATCAAACTTTAAATATTTAATCGAATATGATTTAATGCAAGTTATCATTAATCACGATTATGCTTTAAAATTAAACCAATTCGGACTTGATCACGCTGTTAAAGTTAAGACACACGTGAAAGTTGATACAGGTCTTCATCGTTTGGGCATGGAAGATTATGATGAAATTAAATCTTGCTATGGCCTTGAGGGACTAGAAGTTTGTGGAATTTACAGTCATTTTGTGGAAGCGCAATCTTATGAAGGGGATGCGGTTGCGTTTTCTATGTTACAACTTGATCGTTATAAAGCAGTGATCGATAAACTTCGTCACGATGGTATTGATCCTAAAATGACGCATATTCAAAACAGTCCTTCAATTCTTAATTTTGGAGATTTAGGTTTTGATGCAGTACGCTGCGGTATGATTATGTTTGGTCTTTATCATCCTTCTCAACTTGAGATGTCTTTAAATGATGGGTATGAGCCCGTCTTATCCTTTGAATCACGCGTTTGTATGGTGCGTGAGCTTAAAAAAGGGGAATTTGTAGGTTATGGTCGAACATTCCAAGCAGAACACGACATGATGCTTGCAACGGTCTCTGCGGGCTATTGCGATGGTGTGATGAAGTCGTTGTCACTTAATGGTGGTCATGTTGTCATTAATGATACGCTATGTCCTATTGTTGGAGATATTGCGATGTCCCAATTTATGGTTGATGTCACGGGGGTTCCGTGCAACCTTGAAGATCGTGTTATTCTCTTTGGTCATGAAAAACAAACTATTTATGATTACATTGGGATCACAGGTCAATCCATCAATGAGTTGATCAGTCATATTCTTTATGACATTCCTCGCATTTACATTCATCAAATCGAATCGAAATAAAAAGAGCACCTCAATTGTTGGGGTGCTTTTTTTTGCGCACAAAAAAAGAAGGCCGAAGCCTTCTATTTAAAGTTTACAACTACTTCAGAACCTTCATGATCACTTAATCGAAAGGAACTCATGGCTACGCCATCTACAGTAAAGGAATCGATAACACCCGATGCCTTGCCTTGTGTGTCGACGGTCAGATAACCTGCATCGGCAGCCCGTTTTAGATTTGAACGGAGATAGTCACCAGAAGCGGTAATTTCTAAGTCCGTGACATTAACTCGAATGGTTGTACCAGAGTAATCTCCAGGTTTTACGCTTTTTCCAAGAATGTTTGGATCTGCGGAGACAACGGATTTATACTTGTTGCCTTCAAGAACATAGTTTCCTTGGATAAGATCACGACTAAATCCTGCCGCAACCATCTGTTCTACAAAGTCATTAAATGCGGTACCAGCTGATGGTACAGAAACACTGATTTCTTTTGCATCAACTGATGTACAGACAACATTACTCTTCTTGCCGGTACTCTTATCAAAGGTATAGTATGAACATGCTTCAATCTTACCTTTTAAGTTCTCGATTGTGACTGAGATTTCTTGGTTTGGACCTTCGGTCATGGATTCCGCGATTGGTTTTCCATCAACACGAATTTCGGATTTATAACGAACCGCTCCAAAGAGCCATGATGGATCATACAATCGTTTTCCATCCACAGTACCACCGCTAGGGTAGTTCATCGTTATGGTAGAAGGTGCAACGGTTAATTGCGATGCATCCGGATAGGTTGCCATCTTAATATCGAAATTAAATTTATTGCCTTTTTGGTTCATCATAACTTTATGATCGCTCAGTGCAGATAAGTCTTTTGGACTCGCTTCCGCAAGTTTTAAGAAATCGCGTTTGATATAACCTGTGGCAAGTAAACTTTGATCCATGCCCTCTACAGGTGCTTGATACGGGAAGGTACCCAAGATATGTTGGATATCTGCAACCGAACCTGGACGGGCAACATCATCACCTGTCCCAAAGGACTCTTCAATAAGATCGAGTAAATAACTGTTTAATTTACCTGTAAGGTTTTGTGATGCTTCATCAACACCATACTCATCAATAAAGTAAGGGTTCTTTTTATCTTTTGAATCAAAACCAGTCCATGTCGCAATACTGTATTCTGATGTTGCGGTAATCATGAGACGGTCTTTAATTGCATTTCGTGGAACACCAGTGGCATCAGCCGTTTCATTATCGTATTTATTTGTACCGGTTTTACCAAATACAGGATAGTTACGACGAACTGGTGAAATAACTGGGTTATAAGGGCTATCTACAGCATACTTCATGATTCGAGTTGTGAGCCATGCTGATGCGTCAGAGATAACAGGTGTTGCAGTGTGTGATGGAACATAAGGTTCGCGATCACTATCTAAAAATTCAATGCGTGTAATCGTATGGGGTTTAATATAATTACCATCATTGAACATAACAGCATTGGCTCCCGCTAATTCAACAGGGCTAACTGTAAATGTTCCATCACCAATAGCAAATCCTGGTCGGAAGTTATCTTCAGATACGGAACTGAATCCGAGTTTATTGAGATATTCGACCATCTTTTCATTTCCAATGGTATCAATTGTACCTTGTGTTGCTTCTAAAGCAGGTATGTTTCGTGAATCGGCAACAGCCATCATTAAAGGAACTTGTCCTAAATAGCGACCATCATAGTTACCAATTAAAATATCTGTACCACGATAATTCATTGGAGCATCCAAGAATACATGTGAGGTCGCAAGACCTTGATATTCAAATGCAGGTGCATAGGCGATATGTGGTTTCATAACGGATGCTGGTGATGAGTTTTTCGCGATGGCACGGTTATGAAGGAATGCTCCATTATAATCGAAACCACCCACAATTCCTGCAATCTCACCAGTACGGTTATTTAAGATAACCGAACCTACTTGAATTGGACGATATTCATTCTTCTCTTCATCGATAAGTGAAGGGTTTAAGTCTGTGATCTTACGGTTTTGGAAATCATCGATTCCTTTTTGAACCGTAGGGTCCATACTTGTGTAAATATTCATCGAAACTTTTCCTGGATCAAGTCCAGTAAGTTCTTGTGCTTCTTGATATGCGACGTCAATGAATGCTTGATATTCAAACATTTCACCTTCGGAAGCTGAGGACTCAACTAGTAAATCCTCTACGCGTACAGCTTTCGCAAGTTGGTACTCTTCATCGGTAATGTAGCCGTGATAATTCATTAAATAGAGTACTTCTTTAGTTCGCTCATCGGCTGCTTCGATACTATAGTAAGGGTTATTGACACTTGGTGCATTAATAACACCTGCAAGGAAGGCTGCTTCTGTAAGGTTAATTTCAGATAGACGCTTGCCGAAGTATGCTTGAGCCGATGCATCTGCTCCCATTGTGCGCGGAACACCATAGTTAATCATATTAATATAGAGTTCAAAGATCATTTTTTTACTGAGGACTTGTTCACGCTCTAATTTAGTAGAAAGATAAATTTCTTGCAGTTTTCGGTTTACACCTGTTGCTGCATCCTCATTCTCCATAAAATACTGGTTTTTGATTAGTTGCATCGTTAGCGTTGATCCACCTTGACCAAAACTAATCGATCCATGTCTTAATGAATCAAGAAGATTTGAAAGTGCTGCTTTGGTAAAGCGGGGAACATCCCAACCACCATGGACAAAGAAACGGGAATCCTCAACAGCAACAAATGCATCAATTAATGATTGAGGCACTTGATCAAATGTTGTAGGATCTGATTTCTTTGCGGCTGTATTGTAAATCGGCTCACCATTTTTATCAAAGATGGTGGATGCAGATTGTGTTAAAAAGTCATCCTTTTTAAGCACTGGAGCATTCTTCATGTTTTTAACGGTGAGTGCTCCCACGCCCGTAACGCCAAGAATTCCAATTGATACACAGACAATTAAGACCCATGCGACGATACGTTGTCGTTTAAGTTTCTTTTGTTCGGGTGTTAAGGGTTTTTTATCTTTTTTTGGTTTTACTTTTTTTTGAGAACCATTTGTATTATTTGAAGATCCACTTTTCATATGTGGAATCTCAGGTTCGTTTTTACTTTTTCTATTTGTCATAGACACTCCTTTATATAGACTCTATTAATAATGTCAAGATAATGACAAGGTATTTGATATGTACTCTCGAGCTGAAAACCGACGGTTCGAATCCACGAAAGGGGTAATGAACGGACGCTTTTTTCGCTAATATAAGGTACAAAGTCTTTTGCAAAGATCAAATACGTCTCATCAATCGTCCAAAAACGAATGATAAGAAATGCTATGGCACCATGCCGTGAAACAGCAGCAAGATGATCGAGCTGATGTTTATGAAGCGCAGCAAGTGGGAACAACGTTTTGTTCTTTGTTTCCTTTGCTTCAAAATCAAGAGCGTATCCCTTATATACACCTTGATAATCGGTTGTGGATGCCTGTCTAAAATAAGCTTCAGTGATTTTTGCTTTGTTACGTGAAGGATAGTCAACATTGACAATTTGAATCGGCGTAGGTTTTTTATGAACTACCGCCATGTCCTTCATGAGATAGTGGTCATTGGTTTTGTTGATATCTTCTTCAAGACTCATACCACGTCTACTTGTAACGCCAGTACCACTGGGTTTGTTGTAAGTTTTTTTTCCAGTTGGATATTGAATCATCTAATCACCAACAATATTATACTATAATTCACATCAAATATCATATACTAAAAATCTTCAGGGAAAGCGGAGGTTTCCTATTGAACTTCAAACGGTAATTTGTAATAATAGATGAGAGGTGAATTTATGGCACAAAAATTAACGACGCAAGCAATCCTGGATAAAGAGTTCCATGTGGACTTTAAGGGATATAATGCAGTTGAGGTTGATCAATTCCTTGATCAAGTAATGCACGACTATGAATTCTTTGAAGGCATTATCAAAGAACAAAAAGAGTTGTTAGATCGATATGAAACCACATTAGGTCAACAAAAACGCATGCTTTTAGAATATGAAGGAAGAGATCGTGTGTCTAAGGATATGCCGACTCAATTCAGTCATGTAGACATTCTAAAACGTGTTTCACGACTTGAGGAAGCGGTCTTTAATAATAAAAAATAAATCTTACTAACACGAAAGATAATCGCTGCAGTAAAATGTAGAGGAAAGTCCATGCTCGCACCACCTGAGATGGTGGTAGTGTTTGTGCTCAGTGAATCAATAAGCTGAGGTATAGAGGCATCTATAACGGCAGACCAAAATCCTAAGGGAAACTATGGATGGAGGCTATAAAAGTGCCACAGTGACGAAGTTCCTAGGGAAACCTAGGAAGTGGAACGAGGTAAACCCCATAAGCGAGAAACCCAAAATTGGTAGGGGAACTCACACTACTGAAATGAAGGTAACGTGAGACGTTTTTAAAACGTAGATAAATGATTATCGCAACAGAACATGGCTTAATGAGTGTTAATGCATTTAGGAGTAGAAATACTCCTTTTTTTAATTTGATAAATGCACACGTATTACATTGTAATAAAGTGTAATGATTGTTATAATTATTTTATATGTGTAAGGAAGGTGAGCATAACTTGGAAAAAATTGGCTTAATACTACAAGAACGCCGTAAAGAACAAGGTTACTCATTAGAAGAAATGAGTGTTAAAACGAAATTATCAACCGTACAGTTGAGTGCTATTGAAGAAGGAAATATTCAATTTTTTAAAGATGATTTATCGTATTTGAGTTACTTTGTACGATATTACGCAAATGCTTTAGGTATTGATTATAATGAATTGCGAAATGAGTTGGATGATACGATTAACGCGTATACGGATTCCATCACGGTTTCTCAGATCAAAAAGCAAGACGAAATTACAAGTAATGTCCAAAAAAAATCAAAGAAAACAAAAGTTAAAAGTAAACCCACTTCGAAAGGTCGTAAAAAGATGGATTTACAAACAATTGCAATGCTTCTATTTGCGATTGCAATTCTTGTGCTTTTATTCTTTGGTGGTTATAAATTGTTGAGTGGAAGTCTCAACGTTAAAGATCCAATTGAAGATCCAGGAAGTACAATTGTTGTGCCAAAAGAAGATCCGAAAGAGGAATCTAAAGAAGACGAGAAAAAACCTGAAACAGAAAAACCAAAAGAACCTGAAAAAGTGAAACTTGAAGTTGCGCAAAAATCGATTGAAGGATCCAGTGTTGTTTATGAAGTAAAGAACTGGGTTAAAGATGAAAAAGCAACGTTTGAATTTGAGTTCCACAATGCTTCATGGACATCCTTTACAGAAGATGGTCAACAACTTGCAAACCCTGCAGCTAAGATTTTTAATGCAGGTGAGAAAGCAAGTGTGATCTTCAATGTTGTTGAAGGGAAGTCGTTGGAAGCAACGTTTGGTTATATGAATGGAAATGAAATTAAGTTGAATGGTGAGAAAGTTGAATTGGATGCATCGATTGCAACCTTACCAGACTATGCAACAATTACCTTCAAGTTTATTGGAGGAGCTAACTAATGAATATTGCAAATAAATTAACCGTGTTTCGAATTATTTTAATACCAATCATCGTATTGGTTGAATTATTTCCTTACAGTCATTTTGGGATTACTGTTCCCTATATTAATATCGAAACCGTAATGTTATCTTATAAAAATATCGCGGTTCTTGTACTCTTTGCGGTTGCATCCTTTACAGATTTCCTGGATGGTTATCTTGCACGCAGTCGCAATATGATTACCGTCTTTGGTAAGTTCTTAGATCCAATTGCGGATAAACTTTTAGTGAATACATTATTTATAATTTTTGCTTATCAAGGAATTGTTCCTGTTGTGGCAGTATTGATTATGATTTGGCGCGATACCATTGTAGATGCAGTACGAATGTTACTTGCTCAAAAAGGAATGGTTATGGCTGCTGGGTATTTAGGTAAGGTAAAGACTGTAGCGCAAATGATTGCAATTATTTTAGTCTTGCTGAATAACCTGCCATTTGAGTTGTATCATATTCCAGTTTCATCCATTGCAGTATGGTTTGCAACATTAATGTCAGTCTTAAGTGGGGCTTCGTATGTAATTCAAAGCCGTTCATTCTTTACAGAAAGTATGTAGTCTTTGTTTAGTTTCATATATGGAGGATCGTATGGATAACGCAAAAAAAGATAAAGTTCTTGATGATGCAATAAAACAAATCGAAAAACAATTTGGTAAGGGTTCAATTATGCGCTTGGGTGATCGAGCAGCGGTTGATATTGATGCTATTAGTTCAGGGTCGTTAAGTTTAGATGCTGCACTTGGAATTGGCGGATACCCAAAAGGTCGTATTATTGAAATTTACGGCCCTGAATCAAGCGGTAAAACAACGCTCGCATTACATGCAATTGCAGAAGTGCAAAAAGCGGGTGGAAAAGCTGCATTTATCGATGCTGAAAATGCGATTGATCCTATCTATGCTCAAAACTTAGGCGTTAACATTGATGATTTAATTCTTTCACAACCCGATAGCGGTGAACAAGGATTAGAAATTGTAGATGTTTTAGTACGAAGTGGTGCGGTTGACTTGATTGTGGTTGACAGTGTTGCTGCACTTGTTCCACAAGCGGAACTTGATGGGGAAATGGGCGATGCTCAAGTTGGTTTACAAGCTCGGATGATGTCTAAAGCAATGCGTAAATTATCCGGTGGAATGAACCGAGGCGAGTGTACTGCAATTTTTATTAATCAACTTCGAGAAAAAGTAGGAATTATGTTTGGTAATCCTGAAACAACACCGGGAGGTCGTGCCTTAAAATTCTATTCTTCGGTTCGACTTGATATTCGTCGTAGTGAACAAATAAAACAAGGTACAGATATTGTGGGTAATAAAGCTAATATTAAAGTCGTAAAGAATAAAGTGGCACCGCCCTTTAGAGCAACACAAGTTGAAATTATTTACGGTAAGGGAATTAGCTATATTGGTGAAGTAATCGACTTAGGTGTTCAATACGACTTTATCAATAAGAGTGGATCATGGTATTCTTATAAAGATGAGAAAATCGGACAAGGTCGTGAAGCGGTACGAAGTTTCTTAGAAGATAATCCTAAGATAACTGAAGAAATTGCTGCGCAAATTCGCGAGATTATTCTACCGAAACGTGAAGTTTTAGAGAAAAAAGAGGAGAAAGAATGATATTATATATCATTCTTTTTTTTGTCCTTGTGGAATTCACATTAATAAAGTATTATATATGTATTAGGAAACTAATTTTTAAATATTTTTTAATAAAGAAAGAGGAATAGAATGGACAATCAACTATTATATTCCGTCTTAACTGGTATTATTGTTTTTATTTTGACAATTTTTGCGATGATTGTCGTTAATAAATTAGGTTTAAACCGTTCAAAGGAACGTGCAAATTCATTAATTAAAGATGCTGAAGATAAAGCAGAATCAATAAAAAGAGAAGCACATTTAGAAGCGAAAACTCATGCATATGAGATCAAACTAAATGCTGAAAAGGAACTTAAGGGGCAGCGTAAGGAACTCCAAGAATATGAAAATAAATTGGATCGCCGTGAAGAAAATCTAAATTTTCGCGATGCAAACTTAGTTACTAAAGATAAAGAAATGTTGAATAAGCAACGTGACTTAGAGGCTAGAACTGCCAAACTAGATAAGATGGAGCAGGAGTTTATTGAGCGCACAGAAGTTCAATTAAGAGAATTAGAACGTGTTGCACATATGCCTGCATCGGAAGCAAAAGCTGAACTTTTCGAAGTTGTCGAAAAGCAAATGGAACAAGAAGTTCTTACATACATACGTGAACAAGAAGAAATGGCTCATCAACGGGCTGAAGACATCGCAAGAAACATAATTTCTCTTGCTATTTCGCGATATGCACAAGAAGAGACTTCACAACGTACTTCATCTGTAATTACCTTACCAAGTGAGGAAATGAAAGGCCGTATTATTGGTCGTGAAGGACGTAATATCCGTGCATTTGAAAATGCTACGGGCGTTGATCTCTTAATCGACGACACACCTGAAATTATTACATTATCCTGTTTTGATCCAATTCGTCGTGAAGTTGCGCGAATGGCATTGGATACTCTTATGACTGATGGTCGAATTCAACCCGGTCGTATTGAAGAAGTTGTTGATAAAGCTCGTAAAGAACTCTATCAAGTTATTAATAAAACGGGTCAAGACACCTTATTTGATCTTGGTATTAGTAAGATGGATAAAGAAATTGTTACCATCCTTGGACGTCTTAAATATCGTTACAGCTACGGTCAAAATGCCTTAGCACACAGTATTGAAGTAGCAAATTTAGCGGGTATGATGGCTGCAGAACTTGGCTTGAATCAAAAACTTGCGAAACGTGCAGGTCTCCTTCATGACATTGGTAAAGGTCTTGATTTTGAAATCGAGGGTAGCCATGTAGATTTAGGAGTACGTTTAGCGAAGAAACATAATGAACATCCAATTGTGATTAATGCGATAGCATCACATCACGGTGATACTGAAGCAACCAGTGCGATAGCCGTACTTGTCGCAGCAGCGGATACATTAAGTGCAGCAAGACCGGGCGCACGCTTTGAGTCGTTTGAAAATTATATTCAACGTCTTGAAGAACTTGAAGCAATTGCATCGACACGTGAAGGTGTCCAACGCGCATTCGCAATTCAAGCAGGTCGTGAATTACGTGTTATGGTTGTACCAGATGAAATCGATGATCTTCAAACGGTAAAATTGGCACGCGATATTCGTCAACAAATAGAAGAAGAACTCACATATCCTGGTCAAATTAAAGTGACCGTGATTCGTGAATTACGCGCAATGGAGTTAGCTAAGTAATGAAGATATTATTTATAGGTGATATCGTAGGAGCAAGTGGTCGACAAATTGTTGTTGACCACTTACCTATGTTAAAAGAGAAATATGAAATTGACTTTACGATTGCAAATGGTGAAAACAGTGCGCATGGTAAAGGGATTACAAAGAAAATATACCATCAATTAACGGAAGCAGGCGTGGAGTGTATTACGATGGGAAACCATACATTCGCAAAACGTGAAATTATCGATGATTATGACGAATGTCCTAATCTTTTAATACCTGCTAACATTGAACCCATTGATTTTGGAAACTACTACAAAGTTTTTGATGTTAAGGGAAAACAAATATGTGTAGTAAACCTTTATGGTGAAGCATTTATGAATCGCGTTGGTGATCGTCCTTATCCTTATATGGACTGGCTTTTGGAGAATACAGAGTATGATTATTACTTTGTGGATTTCCATGGAGAGTCGACGAGTGAGAAGATGTTATTTGCTCATATTTATTCAGAAGAAATTGATGCAATGGTTGGAACCCATACACATGTTCAAACTGCAGATGAACGTATTATTGGTCAAGTGGCTTATATTACGGATGTGGGAATGTGTGGCGCTTGTGATAGTGTTATTGGACGTGACATTGATGAGTTGTATGATCGCGTAATTTTAAATGAAAATACACACTTCAAAGTGGCTAAAGGTGATGCATTCTTAAATGCTGTAGTGATTGATGTTGATGATAAGACAATGAAGTCGAAGTCAATTCAAAGAATTGCAATTTAAAGTAAGTAAAACCAAGCCTTGCTTGGTTTTTTTATTGAAGTTTCTGTGCAAACATTAGTGCTTCGTTTTTAAGTGAAGGAAATCTAGTGTATAATATAGGAAATGGTTTACATCATATTAGAAATTAATTAAAAGGAGATTTTATGGATAAAATTCGTTTTCTCG is a genomic window of Erysipelothrix amsterdamensis containing:
- a CDS encoding UDP-N-acetylmuramoyl-tripeptide--D-alanyl-D-alanine ligase, with the translated sequence MKDLKTDIIANWVKGSVLGSTQVQGVKVDSRAVEAGDLFVCLKGARVDGHDYIEDVIGKGAVAVLVDHKIDNLDVCQIIVDDTMAALQLFAKAYRDTLNATFIGITGSNGKTSTKDILFSILSRVGNSIATYKNQNTEIGTYLNLFRMNDDTEFGIFEMGLDYVGDVAVMAECIRPDSGLVMSLAPAHMMNFDSIEHIASEKMRIFDFVTHKDLSFYQGDFEQYRSISHGEHTFGFNEDNEWVVSDVSSNNHGISFKLDGVAYSSNLLGNHQASNCAGVIALLSKLGIDDAVIREGLNHVALTSLRTELVEKGNALVLLDAYKSNPISAKYALDLLAHYEYDGDRVAILSDMVELGPESHKAHLEVLDCIQDLNIKMVHTLGPEFKKALSDSRLDALRFTNDDTFEAFVERVTPCFDEHAMILIKGSRSYQLERLMEEVK
- a CDS encoding D-alanine--D-alanine ligase family protein translates to MNKLQVALVFGSINSEHDISVASAASVLEHFPKEKFDCVPLYIGKDGKWYTGNYTLDMMQSNKLEGHRELYLQFNYDRPGFIYADDQSLLPVDVAFLMLHGRMGEGGQVQGLLKCANIPFTGCDVLSSALCMDKGFTHIICEAAGIDMAAYQLITHINDIDFEKVEYPCIVKPSREGSSFGVSYVRNYDELLNACLFAFEFDSRVLIEAYIKGTEVGLGILKTDQELIVSEVDQVNVSGEVFDFQEKYHPHATETLPVSTFPESVRKEVKRLGELAFNVLDCAQFSRLDFFVTEDHRIFLNEVNTIPGFTSSSRYPGMLNRAGVSYPELITKMIEDLL
- the alr gene encoding alanine racemase: MINNCTVFVDEQRILNNTLKLREIIKPETKIIAVIKANGYGCGLVEVAHTCEKMKIDVLAVLNIEQARDLRKHGITTPILLLGATLESNFKYLIEYDLMQVIINHDYALKLNQFGLDHAVKVKTHVKVDTGLHRLGMEDYDEIKSCYGLEGLEVCGIYSHFVEAQSYEGDAVAFSMLQLDRYKAVIDKLRHDGIDPKMTHIQNSPSILNFGDLGFDAVRCGMIMFGLYHPSQLEMSLNDGYEPVLSFESRVCMVRELKKGEFVGYGRTFQAEHDMMLATVSAGYCDGVMKSLSLNGGHVVINDTLCPIVGDIAMSQFMVDVTGVPCNLEDRVILFGHEKQTIYDYIGITGQSINELISHILYDIPRIYIHQIESK
- a CDS encoding transglycosylase domain-containing protein codes for the protein MTNRKSKNEPEIPHMKSGSSNNTNGSQKKVKPKKDKKPLTPEQKKLKRQRIVAWVLIVCVSIGILGVTGVGALTVKNMKNAPVLKKDDFLTQSASTIFDKNGEPIYNTAAKKSDPTTFDQVPQSLIDAFVAVEDSRFFVHGGWDVPRFTKAALSNLLDSLRHGSISFGQGGSTLTMQLIKNQYFMENEDAATGVNRKLQEIYLSTKLEREQVLSKKMIFELYINMINYGVPRTMGADASAQAYFGKRLSEINLTEAAFLAGVINAPSVNNPYYSIEAADERTKEVLYLMNYHGYITDEEYQLAKAVRVEDLLVESSASEGEMFEYQAFIDVAYQEAQELTGLDPGKVSMNIYTSMDPTVQKGIDDFQNRKITDLNPSLIDEEKNEYRPIQVGSVILNNRTGEIAGIVGGFDYNGAFLHNRAIAKNSSPASVMKPHIAYAPAFEYQGLATSHVFLDAPMNYRGTDILIGNYDGRYLGQVPLMMAVADSRNIPALEATQGTIDTIGNEKMVEYLNKLGFSSVSEDNFRPGFAIGDGTFTVSPVELAGANAVMFNDGNYIKPHTITRIEFLDSDREPYVPSHTATPVISDASAWLTTRIMKYAVDSPYNPVISPVRRNYPVFGKTGTNKYDNETADATGVPRNAIKDRLMITATSEYSIATWTGFDSKDKKNPYFIDEYGVDEASQNLTGKLNSYLLDLIEESFGTGDDVARPGSVADIQHILGTFPYQAPVEGMDQSLLATGYIKRDFLKLAEASPKDLSALSDHKVMMNQKGNKFNFDIKMATYPDASQLTVAPSTITMNYPSGGTVDGKRLYDPSWLFGAVRYKSEIRVDGKPIAESMTEGPNQEISVTIENLKGKIEACSYYTFDKSTGKKSNVVCTSVDAKEISVSVPSAGTAFNDFVEQMVAAGFSRDLIQGNYVLEGNKYKSVVSADPNILGKSVKPGDYSGTTIRVNVTDLEITASGDYLRSNLKRAADAGYLTVDTQGKASGVIDSFTVDGVAMSSFRLSDHEGSEVVVNFK
- the recU gene encoding Holliday junction resolvase RecU; this translates as MIQYPTGKKTYNKPSGTGVTSRRGMSLEEDINKTNDHYLMKDMAVVHKKPTPIQIVNVDYPSRNKAKITEAYFRQASTTDYQGVYKGYALDFEAKETKNKTLFPLAALHKHQLDHLAAVSRHGAIAFLIIRFWTIDETYLIFAKDFVPYISEKSVRSLPLSWIRTVGFQLESTYQIPCHYLDIINRVYIKECL
- a CDS encoding DivIVA domain-containing protein, translating into MAQKLTTQAILDKEFHVDFKGYNAVEVDQFLDQVMHDYEFFEGIIKEQKELLDRYETTLGQQKRMLLEYEGRDRVSKDMPTQFSHVDILKRVSRLEEAVFNNKK
- a CDS encoding helix-turn-helix domain-containing protein, whose translation is MEKIGLILQERRKEQGYSLEEMSVKTKLSTVQLSAIEEGNIQFFKDDLSYLSYFVRYYANALGIDYNELRNELDDTINAYTDSITVSQIKKQDEITSNVQKKSKKTKVKSKPTSKGRKKMDLQTIAMLLFAIAILVLLFFGGYKLLSGSLNVKDPIEDPGSTIVVPKEDPKEESKEDEKKPETEKPKEPEKVKLEVAQKSIEGSSVVYEVKNWVKDEKATFEFEFHNASWTSFTEDGQQLANPAAKIFNAGEKASVIFNVVEGKSLEATFGYMNGNEIKLNGEKVELDASIATLPDYATITFKFIGGAN